One genomic region from Halococcus qingdaonensis encodes:
- a CDS encoding HPP family protein has translation MREEVRAYCRAVVSRSRRFERREFHEFRRWLESTRNLVHLSVVLFVPLLVGLVTLVANTTNLSFLLFPPLASGAYLLFAHPEERYSSPLRFVAGLTVGALCGWLAIELTGWLFYAGGPGSIHAPSAALAMLLTGAATWAFSIEEPAAFSTALLAVVDDAPGFSYVLSIAVSSLLVAGVFVLWHRRVYRHRARYLYQSTKGDDHVLVPMRGDHADATASFGARIAAAHDAGKVVLLDIVESPEDVATDGGTDMEVSTATKTHASHLESYAERIEETMDVPCEVVVIERGAESPATTALGAAREANCDLIVTPYERADGRTASFVTSLFRTDMDVIAHRSADGRTDWSRVLVSVRRASDVAHSMLDFACRLTGRSGKVSLCHCIDSEYERRDAESMLAELVETFSERIETRVAHGPIEEFLADASSRQNLLMLGASADRSAVSRLLSPATFQRLHDIECDVAIVDRRYRPLERE, from the coding sequence ATGCGCGAGGAAGTGCGAGCGTACTGCCGAGCCGTCGTGTCGCGCTCGCGGCGGTTCGAGCGGCGGGAGTTCCACGAGTTCCGCCGCTGGCTGGAGAGCACGCGAAACCTCGTCCATCTGTCGGTCGTGCTGTTCGTCCCGCTGCTGGTCGGGCTGGTGACGCTCGTTGCGAACACGACGAACCTCTCCTTTCTGCTCTTCCCGCCGCTGGCCTCCGGGGCATACCTACTCTTCGCCCACCCCGAGGAGCGCTACTCGTCGCCGCTACGGTTCGTCGCGGGGCTGACCGTCGGCGCGCTGTGTGGCTGGCTCGCCATCGAGCTGACGGGCTGGCTGTTCTACGCCGGCGGTCCCGGATCGATCCACGCTCCCAGCGCGGCGCTCGCGATGTTGCTCACGGGCGCGGCGACGTGGGCGTTCAGCATCGAGGAGCCCGCGGCGTTCTCGACGGCGCTGCTCGCGGTCGTCGACGACGCACCGGGGTTCAGCTACGTACTCAGCATCGCCGTGTCGAGCCTGCTCGTCGCTGGCGTGTTCGTCCTCTGGCATCGGCGTGTCTACCGCCACCGGGCGCGCTATCTCTACCAGTCGACCAAGGGTGACGACCACGTCCTCGTGCCGATGCGCGGCGATCACGCCGACGCGACCGCGTCCTTCGGCGCGCGCATCGCCGCCGCCCACGACGCCGGGAAGGTCGTTCTGCTCGATATCGTCGAGTCGCCCGAGGACGTCGCCACCGACGGCGGGACGGACATGGAAGTATCGACGGCGACGAAGACCCACGCCAGCCATCTGGAATCGTACGCCGAGCGGATCGAGGAGACGATGGACGTGCCCTGCGAAGTGGTCGTCATCGAGCGCGGGGCGGAATCACCCGCGACGACGGCGCTCGGTGCCGCCCGCGAGGCCAACTGCGATCTCATCGTGACGCCGTACGAGCGCGCCGACGGCCGCACCGCCTCGTTCGTCACCTCGCTCTTCCGGACCGACATGGACGTGATCGCCCACCGTTCGGCCGACGGCCGCACCGACTGGTCGCGGGTGCTCGTCTCCGTCCGGCGCGCGAGCGACGTCGCCCACAGCATGCTCGATTTCGCCTGCCGGCTCACCGGCCGGTCGGGCAAGGTGAGCCTCTGTCACTGCATCGACAGCGAGTACGAACGCCGCGACGCCGAGAGCATGCTCGCCGAACTCGTCGAGACGTTCTCCGAGCGGATCGAAACCCGCGTCGCTCACGGCCCGATCGAGGAGTTCCTCGCCGACGCCTCGTCGCGTCAGAACCTCCTCATGCTCGGCGCGAGCGCCGACCGCAGCGCCGTCTCGCGGCTGCTCTCGCCGGCGACCTTCCAGCGCCTCCACGATATCGAGTGTGACGTCGCCATCGTCGATCGGCGTTACCGGCCGCTCGAACGGGAGTAG
- a CDS encoding cytochrome d ubiquinol oxidase subunit II, with protein sequence MTELGMLASEPLFGLPLAELWFGLVFFIFGTFLFLDGFDFGVGILFATRDSKHEKERLLDAIGPFWDGNEVWLVVFGGALFAAFPSIYANLFSRHYLLMFAILAALGLRGLAPEMYEQRDDATWKTWWGRAFVVGSLTTPFLIGLFAANWLLGATTIVTLPGIVVGFAVVALTVVDGVAFLRLKTRGELRESLATDGYRALAAYLALVVIALGALYATTPGLRSALLSPLVVGLVVATLVLAGGYALATARDRYYLAFVAVAGLVFSLVGVVAGSMYPLIDRASGLTVEDAIVSTLPLNVMTIGAGLLLPLIFVYFGVLYSVFSGPIEAGESY encoded by the coding sequence ATGACTGAGCTCGGCATGCTCGCGAGTGAGCCGCTGTTCGGCCTGCCGCTCGCCGAGCTGTGGTTCGGGCTCGTCTTCTTCATCTTCGGGACCTTTCTCTTCCTCGACGGGTTCGACTTCGGCGTCGGTATCCTGTTCGCGACCAGGGACAGTAAACACGAGAAGGAGCGACTGCTCGACGCCATCGGGCCGTTCTGGGACGGCAACGAGGTCTGGCTGGTCGTCTTCGGCGGGGCGCTGTTCGCAGCGTTTCCGTCGATCTACGCGAACCTGTTCAGCCGGCACTACCTGCTGATGTTCGCCATTCTCGCCGCGCTCGGACTGCGCGGGCTCGCCCCCGAGATGTACGAACAGCGTGACGACGCGACCTGGAAGACGTGGTGGGGCCGGGCGTTCGTCGTCGGGAGCCTCACAACGCCGTTCCTGATCGGCCTGTTCGCAGCGAACTGGCTGCTCGGCGCGACGACGATCGTCACGCTCCCGGGCATCGTCGTCGGGTTCGCCGTCGTCGCGCTGACGGTCGTCGACGGCGTCGCCTTCCTCCGACTGAAGACGCGCGGCGAACTGCGCGAGAGCCTCGCGACCGACGGCTATCGTGCCCTCGCCGCCTATCTCGCGCTCGTCGTGATCGCACTCGGCGCGCTCTACGCGACGACACCTGGACTGCGTTCGGCGCTCCTCTCGCCGCTCGTCGTCGGGCTGGTCGTCGCCACGCTCGTGTTGGCTGGCGGGTACGCGCTCGCGACTGCGCGCGACCGCTACTATCTCGCGTTCGTCGCCGTGGCGGGGCTCGTCTTCAGCCTCGTGGGCGTCGTCGCCGGATCGATGTACCCGCTGATCGACCGGGCGAGCGGTCTCACCGTCGAGGACGCCATCGTCTCGACGCTGCCGCTCAACGTCATGACAATCGGTGCCGGACTCCTGCTCCCGCTGATCTTCGTCTACTTCGGCGTGCTCTACTCGGTGTTCAGCGGTCCGATCGAGGCGGGTGAGTCCTACTGA
- a CDS encoding NOP5/NOP56 family protein, producing MSEGWFAGLAADQVGVERVREGSADAPDTWPDRAIEAGFATSEEAYYDRLHEATTAAARTAMEERERADDQQVIHAVRAMDDAGRMANELAERVAEWAGSRDAESGTGLDYCRELAATEPAEPADERLVSIAERAIELDDERDALERYVERVIRSAAPNLAALAGPTLAARLLALAGGLDSLAKTSSSTVQVLGAEEALFAHLRGQAPSPKHGVIYVHEYVRGTRPEKRGSAARALAGKLTIAARIDHYAGDRRPSLEADLDERMRRIRTGGEDDGAA from the coding sequence ATGAGCGAGGGATGGTTCGCCGGTCTCGCGGCCGATCAGGTGGGCGTAGAGCGCGTTCGCGAGGGGAGCGCCGACGCACCGGATACATGGCCCGACCGGGCGATCGAGGCGGGCTTTGCCACGAGCGAGGAGGCGTACTACGACCGCCTGCACGAGGCGACGACCGCGGCGGCCCGTACGGCGATGGAAGAACGCGAGCGCGCCGACGATCAGCAGGTGATCCACGCCGTGCGCGCGATGGATGACGCCGGACGGATGGCGAACGAACTCGCCGAACGCGTCGCCGAGTGGGCCGGCAGCCGCGACGCCGAATCGGGGACGGGACTCGACTACTGTCGGGAGCTCGCCGCCACCGAACCCGCTGAGCCGGCCGACGAACGACTGGTTTCGATCGCCGAACGGGCGATCGAACTCGACGACGAACGCGACGCGCTCGAACGGTACGTCGAACGGGTGATCAGGAGCGCCGCGCCGAACCTCGCGGCACTCGCCGGACCGACGCTCGCGGCACGGCTGCTCGCACTCGCCGGCGGACTCGATTCGCTGGCGAAGACGTCGAGCAGCACGGTGCAGGTCCTCGGCGCGGAGGAGGCACTCTTCGCCCACCTTCGCGGGCAGGCCCCCTCACCGAAACACGGCGTCATCTACGTCCACGAGTACGTTCGCGGCACGCGCCCCGAGAAACGCGGCTCGGCGGCGCGCGCACTCGCCGGCAAGCTCACGATCGCCGCACGGATCGACCACTACGCCGGCGACCGCAGACCGTCGCTCGAAGCCGATCTCGACGAACGTATGCGGCGGATCCGTACCGGTGGGGAGGACGATGGCGCTGCCTGA
- a CDS encoding fibrillarin-like rRNA/tRNA 2'-O-methyltransferase: protein MALPDGVQYRAIDGEERLATRGEAVYGEPVADGWRAWDAHRSKLGAMYELGMEPGLAAGDRVLYLGAANGTTASHVADVAGPTYAVEFAARPMRDLLSVAETRGNLFPLLKDARKPETYAHVVEDGLDLLVQDVATRGQARVARANRRFLRDDGRLYASIKARSEDATREPDDVFADALDDLREGYEILDSRRLDPFHADHLAVVATPR from the coding sequence ATGGCGCTGCCTGACGGGGTGCAGTACCGCGCTATTGATGGCGAGGAGCGCCTCGCCACCCGAGGCGAAGCGGTCTACGGCGAACCGGTTGCCGACGGCTGGCGGGCGTGGGACGCCCACCGCTCGAAGCTCGGCGCGATGTACGAACTCGGAATGGAGCCGGGGCTCGCAGCCGGCGATCGCGTGCTCTACCTTGGCGCGGCCAACGGTACGACCGCTAGCCACGTCGCCGACGTCGCCGGCCCGACCTACGCCGTCGAGTTCGCCGCCCGGCCGATGCGCGATCTCTTGTCGGTCGCCGAGACGCGGGGGAACCTGTTTCCACTGCTCAAGGACGCCCGGAAACCCGAAACATACGCGCACGTCGTCGAGGACGGTCTCGATCTGCTCGTCCAGGACGTCGCGACGCGCGGACAGGCACGGGTCGCGCGGGCGAACCGACGGTTCCTCCGCGACGACGGACGCCTGTACGCGTCGATCAAAGCCAGAAGCGAGGACGCGACGCGCGAGCCGGACGACGTCTTCGCCGACGCGCTCGACGATCTCCGCGAGGGGTACGAGATCCTCGACAGCCGCCGGCTCGACCCGTTCCACGCCGACCACCTCGCGGTCGTCGCCACCCCACGCTGA
- the dph5 gene encoding diphthine synthase — MLTFVGLGLYDKRSITVEGREALRDADRVFAEFYTSRLVGTTIEELETHHGVAIDVRDRAGVEQEPAPVLDAAEAGSAVFLVAGDPMVSTTHTDLRLRAHERDIETRIIHGTTAQTAAGSLTGLQNYRFGKATTIPFAYRDRPIPESVVETIEANRERGLHTLCYLDIKAAEGRYMSADVAAARLAPEIDGLGVVVARAGSPDPLVVADRLSALAEGAFGDPLHLLVLPGELHHLERDALEALADAPPELL; from the coding sequence ATGCTCACCTTCGTCGGGCTCGGTCTCTACGACAAGCGCTCGATCACGGTCGAGGGCCGGGAAGCGCTCCGGGACGCCGATCGTGTCTTCGCCGAGTTCTACACCAGCCGGCTCGTCGGGACCACGATTGAGGAACTCGAAACCCATCACGGGGTCGCCATCGACGTCCGCGATCGAGCGGGCGTCGAACAGGAGCCGGCACCGGTCCTAGATGCGGCCGAAGCGGGTTCGGCAGTGTTTCTCGTCGCCGGTGATCCGATGGTCTCGACGACACACACTGACCTCCGGCTTCGTGCCCACGAACGCGACATCGAGACACGCATCATCCACGGAACGACCGCCCAGACCGCCGCGGGCTCGCTCACTGGCCTCCAGAACTACCGCTTCGGCAAGGCGACGACGATCCCCTTCGCCTACCGTGATCGGCCGATACCCGAAAGCGTCGTCGAAACGATCGAAGCCAACCGCGAGCGCGGGCTCCACACGCTCTGCTATCTCGATATCAAGGCTGCCGAGGGGCGATACATGAGCGCCGATGTCGCCGCTGCGCGGCTCGCACCCGAAATCGACGGGTTGGGAGTGGTCGTTGCCCGTGCCGGCAGTCCCGATCCGCTCGTGGTCGCCGACCGACTGTCTGCGCTCGCGGAGGGTGCGTTCGGCGACCCACTCCACCTGCTCGTGCTTCCGGGTGAACTCCATCACCTCGAACGCGACGCGCTCGAAGCGCTCGCGGACGCACCGCCCGAGCTACTCTGA
- a CDS encoding ferritin-like domain-containing protein, with translation MTDDDTIREDSDGVLDFVGQVSDQLRSRRGFMGDAAKVGVGTAALGAVGSGVAAANDGSGDSGSGGDDVSDVDVLNYALTLEHLEAAYYNDFLDNYSESEVERSEVANYFDRETLQYSVYQQIQDVRDHEEAHVDALSKTINDLGGTPVEPANYEFPYSSITEFVAVADRLEAVGVSAYAGAAPLISNPDIIPPALSIHSVEANHQTYFQLLNLQRPAPNAFNPARTMDEVLPIAKQFIVSEEDAPEMASATFDDQSSDGSSVTVASAALPDGGFVAIHDSSLLDGNVAGSVIGVSDAYDAGTAMDIEIPLYAEVPGGDYDQSSLQGDQTLIAMPHKDTNGNGTYDFLTSGGEADGAYTQDGEAVVDDASITVE, from the coding sequence ATGACAGATGACGATACTATCCGAGAGGATTCGGACGGCGTTCTCGATTTCGTTGGACAGGTAAGCGATCAACTACGCTCGCGGCGCGGGTTCATGGGCGATGCGGCGAAGGTCGGCGTCGGCACGGCCGCACTCGGCGCGGTCGGCAGCGGCGTCGCGGCCGCCAACGACGGCAGCGGCGACAGCGGTAGTGGCGGTGACGACGTCAGCGACGTCGACGTCCTGAACTACGCGCTCACGCTCGAACATCTGGAGGCAGCCTACTACAACGACTTCCTCGACAATTATTCGGAGAGCGAGGTCGAGCGCTCGGAGGTCGCGAACTACTTCGACCGGGAGACGCTGCAGTATTCGGTCTATCAGCAGATCCAGGACGTCCGCGATCACGAGGAGGCCCACGTCGACGCGCTCAGCAAGACGATCAACGACCTCGGCGGCACACCCGTCGAGCCGGCGAACTACGAGTTCCCGTACTCGTCGATCACCGAGTTCGTCGCTGTCGCCGACCGCCTCGAAGCCGTCGGCGTCTCCGCCTACGCCGGCGCGGCACCGCTCATCTCGAACCCGGACATCATCCCGCCAGCGCTGTCGATCCACAGCGTGGAAGCCAACCACCAGACCTACTTCCAGCTGCTGAACCTCCAGCGGCCCGCGCCCAACGCGTTCAACCCCGCGCGGACGATGGACGAAGTCCTGCCGATCGCCAAGCAGTTCATCGTCAGTGAGGAGGACGCACCCGAGATGGCGTCGGCGACGTTCGACGACCAGAGTTCGGACGGATCGAGCGTCACGGTCGCCTCGGCCGCGTTGCCCGACGGCGGCTTCGTCGCCATCCACGACAGCAGCCTGCTCGACGGCAACGTCGCGGGCAGCGTCATCGGCGTCTCCGATGCCTACGACGCCGGTACGGCGATGGACATCGAGATCCCGCTCTACGCCGAGGTCCCCGGCGGCGATTACGACCAGTCGAGCCTGCAGGGAGACCAGACGCTGATCGCCATGCCCCACAAGGACACTAACGGCAACGGCACCTACGACTTCCTCACCTCGGGCGGCGAGGCGGACGGAGCCTACACGCAGGACGGGGAGGCGGTCGTCGACGACGCGTCGATCACCGTCGAGTGA
- a CDS encoding DUF7282 domain-containing protein, which yields MATVNDRPGLILVVVVVLAAFVGAMPAAAQDVGNATDRPTASFNQSTVTEQRGDIAAIELDLSGTTNATVSVGSEAVNYAANVTVNDSNGDGRVTLLMNTYIAGLDTDNPVYGATAGDAVVGTNRSTAPLDSPLETSQYNLSVAVDDRRTDTATLALTERTAGELITWTAPAATFDNATNASEVAAAVDNGRITASDSVAVGDVSVNQVKLSGVYGALAVSNVTELLRSGALDFSMVQTNPSTNRPPKRLDLNRSLANDSIRVVPDPRNDVLYVNVDTRAAVFDNGTLSAGDRFESTLAIDGESTLADADESVSANVTFVGTEVGLADPSLVAGPNQTISGTTSVAPGSEVTVRIQRNGSSSIVKTNTTRVKPNGSFDTSFNLSSVAPRSTVTVRAEGPLGTGDRMNTTVGPYRPGGPPNGTAALAVPDQTTTGETVTIRNATLPDGGFVVVHAANASSDPLGSVLGASSYLENGTTENVTVSLSEPLAEDTRVVVMAHTDSNDNQVYDFSSSNGGEDGPYTANGSAVTTGARLTIVETTTVETTTADTASGTTAATATGTNGTTDGSGPGFGIVAALLALSLAGLAWRRH from the coding sequence GTGGCGACCGTGAACGACCGCCCCGGACTCATCCTCGTGGTGGTCGTGGTTCTCGCCGCGTTCGTCGGTGCGATGCCAGCGGCGGCACAGGATGTCGGCAATGCGACCGACCGCCCGACGGCATCGTTCAATCAGTCGACGGTGACCGAACAGCGCGGCGACATCGCCGCGATCGAACTCGATCTCTCCGGGACGACGAACGCGACCGTCTCGGTCGGCAGCGAGGCGGTCAACTACGCGGCGAACGTCACCGTCAACGACAGTAACGGTGACGGGCGTGTGACGCTGTTGATGAACACGTACATCGCCGGTCTGGACACCGACAACCCGGTGTACGGAGCCACCGCGGGCGATGCGGTCGTCGGCACGAACCGATCGACCGCCCCGCTCGATAGCCCGCTGGAGACGAGTCAGTACAACCTCTCGGTGGCGGTCGACGACCGGCGGACCGACACGGCCACGCTCGCGCTCACCGAGCGCACGGCCGGCGAGCTCATCACCTGGACCGCACCAGCGGCGACCTTCGACAACGCGACGAACGCGAGCGAGGTCGCCGCCGCCGTCGACAACGGCCGCATCACCGCCTCCGATTCGGTCGCCGTCGGCGACGTGTCAGTCAATCAGGTCAAGCTCTCGGGGGTCTACGGCGCGCTCGCGGTCTCGAACGTCACGGAACTGCTCCGCAGTGGCGCGCTCGATTTCAGCATGGTGCAGACGAACCCGTCGACGAACCGCCCGCCGAAACGCCTCGATCTGAACCGAAGCCTCGCGAACGACTCGATCCGCGTGGTGCCCGACCCGCGCAACGACGTGCTCTACGTCAACGTCGATACGAGGGCGGCAGTGTTCGACAACGGAACGCTCTCGGCCGGCGATCGCTTCGAGAGCACGCTCGCCATCGACGGCGAGAGCACGCTCGCGGACGCCGACGAGTCGGTGAGTGCGAACGTCACGTTCGTCGGCACCGAGGTCGGTCTCGCCGACCCGTCGCTGGTCGCCGGTCCGAACCAGACCATCTCGGGCACGACGAGCGTCGCGCCCGGTAGCGAGGTGACGGTCCGCATCCAACGCAACGGCAGCAGTTCGATCGTCAAGACCAACACGACGCGGGTGAAGCCGAACGGCTCGTTCGACACCTCGTTCAACCTCTCGTCGGTCGCGCCCCGGAGCACGGTCACCGTGCGGGCCGAGGGGCCGCTCGGCACCGGTGACCGGATGAACACGACCGTCGGTCCGTATCGGCCGGGCGGCCCGCCCAACGGCACCGCAGCGCTCGCGGTCCCCGACCAGACCACCACCGGCGAAACGGTGACGATCAGGAACGCGACGCTGCCCGACGGCGGCTTCGTCGTGGTCCACGCGGCGAACGCCTCGTCGGACCCGCTGGGAAGCGTCCTCGGCGCGTCGAGCTACCTCGAAAACGGCACCACCGAGAACGTCACCGTCTCGCTCTCCGAGCCGCTGGCCGAAGACACGCGCGTCGTCGTGATGGCCCATACCGACAGCAACGACAATCAGGTGTACGACTTCAGCAGCTCCAACGGAGGCGAGGACGGGCCGTACACCGCCAATGGTAGCGCCGTCACCACGGGCGCGCGGTTGACGATCGTCGAGACGACGACCGTCGAAACGACCACCGCCGACACCGCGTCGGGAACCACGGCAGCGACGGCGACCGGTACGAACGGGACGACCGACGGGAGCGGTCCCGGGTTCGGGATCGTCGCCGCGCTGCTCGCGCTCTCGCTGGCCGGGCTGGCGTGGCGGCGGCACTGA
- a CDS encoding class I SAM-dependent methyltransferase → MELPCVRAARENGEAVRAALAERDLVDRDHEITVVDGKIFIPVTDSEAVPDEYAVVTHDAPARETQDMPADILGFEPTYERLGDVVLVDEADPERAERIAAAVMESALPVETVLNRASKVTGEFRTREWDHLAGGSTETVHREYGCEFALDIAEVYFSPRLATERHRVTEKIAAGERVVDMFAGVGPFAIPAAKRGAEVVAVDLNPVAVDYLRENARRNDVAERIMAIEGDVRTVAEEYEGWADRLVMNLPHSADEFLDAAVRLASDDCLLHYYDIQHESDPYGPGERAIRAAAEEHEVTIESRQSVRSYAPHELNVCLDVRLRA, encoded by the coding sequence ATGGAACTGCCGTGCGTCCGCGCCGCGCGCGAGAACGGCGAAGCCGTGCGGGCGGCACTCGCCGAGCGCGACCTCGTCGATCGCGACCACGAGATCACCGTCGTCGATGGGAAGATCTTCATCCCCGTCACCGACAGCGAAGCGGTTCCCGACGAGTACGCGGTCGTCACGCACGACGCACCGGCACGCGAGACGCAGGACATGCCCGCCGATATCCTCGGGTTCGAGCCGACCTACGAGCGCCTCGGCGACGTCGTGCTCGTCGACGAGGCCGATCCCGAACGCGCCGAGCGGATCGCGGCGGCGGTGATGGAGTCGGCGCTTCCCGTCGAGACGGTGCTGAACCGTGCCTCGAAGGTCACCGGCGAGTTCCGCACCCGCGAGTGGGACCACCTCGCCGGCGGCAGCACCGAAACCGTCCATCGCGAGTACGGCTGCGAGTTCGCCCTCGACATCGCCGAGGTGTATTTCTCGCCTCGGCTGGCGACCGAGCGCCACCGTGTGACCGAGAAAATCGCGGCGGGCGAGCGAGTGGTCGACATGTTCGCCGGTGTCGGCCCGTTCGCGATCCCGGCGGCCAAGCGCGGGGCGGAAGTCGTCGCCGTCGATCTGAATCCGGTGGCCGTCGACTATCTTCGCGAGAACGCGCGGCGCAACGACGTCGCGGAGCGAATCATGGCCATCGAGGGCGACGTGCGCACGGTCGCCGAGGAGTACGAGGGCTGGGCCGACCGGCTCGTGATGAACCTGCCCCACAGCGCCGACGAGTTCCTCGATGCGGCGGTGCGCCTCGCGAGCGACGACTGCCTGCTCCACTACTACGACATCCAGCACGAGTCGGATCCCTACGGGCCCGGCGAGCGCGCGATCCGCGCGGCCGCCGAGGAGCACGAGGTCACGATCGAGAGCCGTCAGTCGGTGCGCTCGTACGCGCCCCACGAGCTGAACGTCTGCCTCGACGTGCGACTCCGTGCCTGA
- the artA gene encoding archaeosortase A, protein MIDGLLAALAWFGQFSDPLAWLSVLAFSAGGVLSWRDSRFARSVTVAAWLLFAVFWLSVFHHFAFVQKSFIEGIGVLVAIPASMYAGLLLARGRDSLFVLSRAIAAMGIIFFPFETITALQQFLIESVTSQTAFLMELIGAEPTVVSGAMVPDGTYPAYQSTFWFADGGHTITYTILIACTGIGSMAIFGGLIAATSAPLSRKFRALAVSIPVIYALNLVRNVLIGLGFGLQKFHVFPDVVMGLFGASDPYKVSYFVVDRILAQSLSVLALVAITWVVVRELPEIMVVIEDVLFMATGTEYDLQDALGTTVRADGGVTETDSSE, encoded by the coding sequence ATGATCGACGGGCTGCTCGCCGCTCTCGCGTGGTTCGGCCAGTTCTCCGATCCGCTGGCGTGGCTGTCCGTGCTCGCCTTCAGCGCCGGTGGCGTGCTCTCGTGGCGCGACAGCCGCTTCGCCCGGTCGGTGACAGTCGCCGCGTGGCTGCTGTTCGCCGTCTTCTGGCTCTCGGTGTTCCATCACTTCGCGTTCGTCCAGAAGAGCTTCATCGAGGGGATCGGGGTGCTCGTGGCAATTCCGGCGAGCATGTATGCGGGCCTCCTGCTCGCCCGTGGCCGCGACTCGTTGTTCGTGCTCTCGCGGGCGATCGCCGCGATGGGTATCATCTTCTTCCCGTTCGAGACGATCACCGCGCTCCAGCAATTCCTCATCGAGAGCGTGACGAGCCAGACCGCCTTCTTGATGGAACTCATCGGCGCGGAGCCGACGGTCGTCTCGGGTGCGATGGTGCCGGACGGGACCTATCCCGCCTATCAGAGCACGTTCTGGTTCGCCGACGGCGGCCACACGATCACCTACACCATCCTGATTGCCTGCACGGGCATCGGCAGCATGGCCATCTTCGGCGGGCTGATCGCTGCGACGTCGGCCCCGCTCTCGCGCAAGTTCCGCGCGCTCGCCGTCTCGATCCCGGTGATCTACGCGCTGAACCTCGTCCGCAACGTCCTCATCGGACTCGGCTTCGGCCTCCAGAAGTTCCACGTCTTTCCCGACGTCGTGATGGGGCTGTTCGGCGCGAGCGATCCCTACAAGGTCTCGTATTTCGTCGTCGATCGGATCCTCGCCCAGAGCCTCTCGGTGCTGGCGCTCGTCGCCATCACGTGGGTCGTCGTCCGCGAACTGCCCGAGATCATGGTCGTCATCGAGGACGTGCTGTTCATGGCCACCGGCACGGAGTACGACCTCCAGGATGCGCTCGGGACGACGGTTCGCGCCGACGGTGGCGTCACCGAAACCGACAGTTCAGAGTAG